In one Micromonospora polyrhachis genomic region, the following are encoded:
- a CDS encoding ATP-binding protein — MQVWRCGRDDGAAGDEDVDTEVIQRPPPEIRYADQLARLRDSDRHERPPGWALSLDAARRFVVGDDKLGVTRKFVGDPSLIDRALVTLATSRGLMLVGEPGTAKSLLSELLAAAVCGSSTLTIQGGAATTEDQIRYSWNYALLVAEGPSTRALVPAPLLRGMAEGRIVRFEEITRCPLEVQDCLLSPLSDRVLTVPELIGPDAMVFAREGFNVIATANTRDRGVNEMSAALKRRFNFETVFPIADFATELDLVETEARSLLERSGVRTPPRRDVLEVLVTTFRELRSGRTDRGDAMDRLSSVMSTAEAVSVAHAVGLRGWFLRRDAGSAADIVACLAGTAAKDDPEDLARLRRYLEQQASRRDGPQWKAFHEARNLLPG; from the coding sequence ATGCAGGTATGGCGATGTGGGCGGGACGACGGCGCAGCGGGAGACGAGGACGTGGACACCGAGGTCATCCAACGACCACCACCGGAGATCCGGTACGCCGACCAGCTCGCGCGGCTGCGGGACAGTGACCGGCACGAGCGGCCACCCGGCTGGGCGCTGAGCCTCGACGCGGCCCGTCGGTTCGTGGTGGGGGATGACAAGCTCGGTGTCACCAGGAAGTTCGTCGGTGACCCGTCACTCATCGACCGGGCGCTGGTCACGTTGGCGACCAGTCGGGGCCTGATGCTCGTGGGAGAGCCGGGCACCGCCAAGTCACTGTTGTCGGAGCTGCTGGCGGCGGCGGTCTGCGGCAGCTCCACCCTGACCATCCAGGGGGGAGCCGCGACCACCGAGGACCAGATCAGATATTCCTGGAACTACGCGCTGCTGGTCGCCGAGGGACCGTCGACCCGCGCGCTGGTGCCGGCGCCACTGCTGCGCGGGATGGCAGAGGGCAGGATCGTCCGGTTCGAGGAGATCACCCGGTGCCCGCTGGAGGTACAGGACTGTCTGCTGTCACCGCTCTCTGACCGGGTGCTGACCGTACCGGAGCTGATCGGACCGGACGCGATGGTCTTCGCACGTGAAGGTTTCAACGTCATCGCCACGGCGAACACCCGGGACCGGGGCGTCAACGAGATGAGCGCCGCGCTCAAGCGCCGGTTCAACTTCGAGACCGTCTTCCCGATCGCGGACTTCGCCACCGAACTCGACCTGGTCGAGACCGAGGCCCGGTCGTTGCTGGAACGCTCGGGAGTGCGCACCCCGCCCCGTCGGGACGTGCTGGAGGTGCTCGTCACCACCTTCCGGGAACTGCGTAGCGGTAGGACCGACCGGGGGGACGCCATGGATCGCCTCTCCTCGGTGATGAGCACGGCTGAGGCGGTTTCGGTCGCGCACGCCGTCGGTCTGCGCGGCTGGTTCCTGCGCCGGGACGCCGGCAGCGCAGCCGACATCGTGGCCTGCCTCGCGGGCACCGCCGCCAAGGACGATCCGGAGGACCTCGCCAGGCTGCGCCGCTATCTGGAGCAGCAGGCGTCCCGGCGCGACGGCCCGCAGTGGAAGGCGTTCCACGAGGCCCGGAACCTGCTGCCCGGCTGA
- a CDS encoding DUF5682 family protein: MLPTFIGVRHHSPACARLVAATIKRLRPAYVLVEGPADVNDRLNELLLGHDLPIAIFSSYRDRDRVHTAWTPLCEYSPEWVALTAGREVGADVRLIDLPSWHPALAGRRNRYADAEQRYADAVERLCQTFAVDNVDALWDHLFESADVVDGFRDQLFESAEPDEAGDPLDGLSERLASYFDVVRGDSDAGRADTVREAYLADWVCAAVAAAGDRPVVVVTGGFHRPALVRLVAQRLAEQERTGRAHAGPEQADVPGSGWPEVPGLPEDAHGGSYLVPYSFRRMDSFDGYQAGMPSPGYYQRLWEDGPAGATADTIAAVVGRLRERRQVVSTADLIVARAMVTGLARLRGHRSPTRTDLLDGLVSALVSEPMDVPPPWTGRASRAGRGRPMPGTHPVVTEMVTVLAGDRVGRLHPDTPAPPLVHDATAEVERYGLADPGDVHLDLTVERDRNRSRILHRLRVLAIPGFGRRSGPSTGVDPVLTEHWTCAGTELRLPALIEAGAYGATLIDAAAAVLEERVGQAGGAIDELAAVLFDTALCGVGELSARVLDAITTAIGTVSDVGQLGRVIATVLDLWRHDRLLGTAHSPTLGAVIVAVVARVLWLLEGVPGRAVGADLPRLAAIVATRDAFVHADVALGLDRSAAIAVMSRVARDNAVSPDLRGAGFGFCWSLGGPDLLRDPLWRDVTRTVRGVATPALLGDWLAGLFALARERVLAGEQAVLDVLDEILAAMTEHDFLLALPALRQAFGFFPPREQEMIAQQLLARRGLSTPGQSLLPAEIDDAVLRRGRELEARVDGLLDGAGLLDGAGLLDGENGAPA; the protein is encoded by the coding sequence ATGCTGCCGACCTTCATCGGAGTTCGTCACCACAGTCCGGCGTGTGCCCGTCTCGTCGCCGCCACCATCAAACGGTTGCGCCCGGCGTACGTGCTGGTCGAGGGCCCCGCCGATGTCAACGACCGGCTCAACGAGCTGCTGCTCGGCCATGACCTGCCGATCGCGATCTTCAGCTCGTACCGGGATCGGGACCGGGTCCACACCGCGTGGACGCCGCTGTGCGAGTACTCCCCGGAGTGGGTGGCGCTCACCGCAGGGCGCGAGGTCGGTGCCGACGTACGTCTCATCGACCTGCCCTCCTGGCACCCGGCCCTGGCCGGACGGCGCAACCGGTACGCCGACGCGGAACAGCGGTATGCCGACGCCGTGGAGCGGCTCTGCCAGACGTTCGCCGTCGACAACGTCGACGCACTCTGGGACCACCTGTTCGAGTCCGCCGACGTTGTCGACGGATTCCGGGACCAGCTGTTCGAGTCCGCCGAGCCGGATGAGGCCGGCGACCCGCTCGACGGGCTCAGCGAGCGGCTGGCCAGCTACTTCGACGTGGTGCGCGGCGACTCCGATGCAGGCCGGGCAGACACCGTGCGCGAGGCGTACCTGGCCGACTGGGTCTGTGCCGCGGTCGCGGCGGCCGGCGACCGGCCGGTCGTGGTGGTGACCGGCGGGTTCCACCGCCCCGCGCTTGTCCGCCTGGTGGCGCAACGTCTGGCCGAGCAGGAACGGACAGGCCGGGCGCACGCCGGGCCGGAGCAGGCCGACGTCCCCGGGTCGGGGTGGCCCGAGGTGCCAGGGCTGCCGGAGGACGCGCACGGGGGTAGCTATCTGGTGCCGTACTCGTTCCGGCGGATGGATTCCTTCGACGGCTACCAGGCCGGCATGCCATCTCCCGGGTACTACCAGCGACTGTGGGAGGACGGTCCGGCCGGCGCGACAGCGGACACCATCGCAGCGGTGGTGGGCCGGCTGCGCGAGCGGCGACAGGTGGTGTCGACCGCTGACCTCATCGTCGCTCGGGCCATGGTGACCGGCCTGGCCCGGCTTCGTGGCCACCGCAGCCCCACCCGGACCGACTTGCTCGACGGCCTGGTCAGTGCCCTGGTGAGCGAGCCGATGGACGTGCCACCGCCGTGGACGGGCCGGGCGTCGCGGGCCGGGCGGGGACGGCCCATGCCGGGAACCCATCCCGTCGTGACGGAGATGGTCACGGTGCTCGCCGGCGACCGGGTCGGTCGGCTGCACCCCGACACCCCGGCTCCACCGCTGGTCCACGACGCCACCGCCGAGGTGGAGCGGTACGGTCTGGCCGACCCTGGTGACGTGCACCTGGACCTGACCGTGGAGCGGGACCGGAACCGCAGCCGGATCCTGCATCGGTTGCGGGTGCTGGCCATTCCCGGATTCGGTCGTCGTTCGGGCCCGAGCACCGGAGTCGATCCGGTGCTCACGGAACACTGGACGTGCGCCGGTACCGAGCTGCGGCTGCCGGCCCTGATTGAGGCGGGTGCGTACGGTGCGACGCTGATCGATGCGGCGGCGGCCGTACTCGAGGAGCGGGTCGGGCAGGCCGGTGGCGCGATCGACGAGCTGGCGGCGGTGCTGTTCGACACGGCGCTCTGTGGCGTCGGTGAACTGTCCGCCCGGGTGCTGGACGCGATCACCACGGCGATCGGCACGGTATCGGACGTCGGCCAGCTCGGCCGGGTCATCGCCACCGTGCTCGACCTCTGGCGTCATGACCGGCTTCTGGGTACGGCGCACAGCCCGACCCTCGGTGCGGTGATCGTCGCGGTGGTCGCCCGGGTGTTGTGGCTGCTGGAAGGGGTACCCGGTAGGGCGGTCGGTGCCGACCTGCCTCGGCTCGCGGCCATCGTCGCGACCAGGGACGCGTTCGTGCACGCCGACGTCGCGCTCGGCCTGGACCGAAGCGCGGCCATCGCGGTGATGTCCCGGGTCGCGCGTGACAACGCCGTATCACCGGACCTGCGGGGGGCCGGGTTCGGCTTCTGCTGGTCATTGGGCGGGCCGGACCTGCTGCGGGACCCACTGTGGCGCGACGTGACCCGTACGGTTCGTGGGGTCGCGACCCCCGCGCTGTTGGGTGACTGGTTGGCCGGGCTCTTCGCGCTGGCCCGAGAGCGGGTGCTCGCCGGCGAGCAGGCCGTCCTCGACGTCCTGGACGAGATCTTGGCGGCGATGACCGAACACGACTTTCTGCTCGCCCTGCCGGCGCTGCGGCAGGCGTTCGGGTTCTTCCCACCCCGGGAGCAGGAGATGATCGCCCAGCAGCTCCTGGCGCGACGGGGGCTGTCGACTCCCGGGCAGTCGCTACTGCCCGCCGAGATCGATGATGCGGTGCTGCGCCGAGGCCGCGAGCTGGAGGCCCGGGTCGACGGGCTGCTGGACGGGGCCGGGCTGCTGGATGGGGCCGGACTGCTGGATGGGGAGAACGGAGCACCGGCGTGA
- a CDS encoding DUF3105 domain-containing protein codes for MGNPEQPPQQYLAPPPGSPPVPPQMSGPLPPQPGYGNPPGYGALQPGYGQPPGYGQPGYPQPGPVTPPPPARRTGLIIGIVAGIVVLVLLVACGVGGFIWYQQGKDEGTLAGVIDYRKTNPGALAQDHVEVPSTYPMTPPAGGPHFSMWQNCNGDVYSAPIVDGNAVHSLEHGAVWITYLPSLPAADVERLAKRVRGQSYLMLSPYPGQESPISLQAWGYQLRVNDVGDAAIDEFIRTYRETASMEPGATCGGGVTTTQ; via the coding sequence ATGGGCAACCCGGAACAGCCACCGCAGCAGTACCTGGCCCCGCCACCGGGATCACCACCGGTACCGCCCCAGATGTCCGGACCGCTACCGCCACAGCCCGGCTATGGAAACCCGCCGGGGTACGGGGCGCTACAACCCGGGTACGGCCAGCCGCCCGGGTACGGTCAACCTGGCTATCCGCAGCCCGGACCGGTGACGCCACCTCCACCGGCCAGACGAACCGGGCTGATCATCGGGATCGTGGCCGGAATCGTCGTACTGGTGCTGCTCGTCGCCTGTGGGGTGGGCGGCTTCATCTGGTACCAACAGGGCAAGGACGAGGGCACCCTGGCCGGGGTGATCGACTATCGCAAAACGAACCCGGGGGCGTTGGCGCAGGACCACGTGGAAGTGCCCTCCACGTATCCGATGACTCCACCGGCCGGCGGCCCACACTTCTCCATGTGGCAGAACTGCAACGGCGACGTCTACTCGGCCCCCATTGTCGACGGTAACGCGGTGCACAGTCTCGAACACGGAGCAGTGTGGATCACCTACCTGCCGAGCCTTCCGGCGGCCGACGTGGAGCGGCTCGCCAAGCGGGTACGCGGGCAGTCGTACCTGATGCTCAGTCCCTACCCGGGACAGGAGTCGCCGATCTCACTGCAAGCCTGGGGCTACCAGCTCCGGGTCAACGACGTCGGTGACGCGGCGATCGACGAGTTCATCCGGACCTACCGGGAGACCGCGTCAATGGAACCCGGAGCAACCTGCGGCGGCGGGGTCACCACGACGCAATGA